The following proteins come from a genomic window of Sardina pilchardus chromosome 13, fSarPil1.1, whole genome shotgun sequence:
- the prdm10 gene encoding PR domain zinc finger protein 10: METKQESSSIWSQTPSAESGNATQVHFEGGTVAQIVYSGDQQDRGQQQVVYAADGSSYTSVESAEHTLVYIHPVDGTTQAVFADQPQVAYIQQDGTTQQVTVLLPSGQNMNTANLHVLSNVADGPQAILEPVTQGQMDVSNSSLPPMTSVDSASSPLGATDSTVDSEDEDDDDDDGNDSDLDDWEPEPLQPFTPQNLWCEECNKANPTVCLKHGALHPIASRPVLSKARASLPLVLYIDRFVGGVFSKRRIPKRTQFGPVEGRLVRQHQLQDSHIHLKMYVLDSDKGGDKNEDVWLDLSDEDHSNWLMFVRPAQNHLEQNLVAYQYGSEIFYTTIKNIQPKQELKVWYAASYAEFVNQKIHDVTEEERKVLREQEKNWPCYECNRRFMSSEQLQQHLNMHDDKLDLVNRPKGRSRGRGRKRFGTGRRPGRPPKFIRLETPAESAEKTRDMLVFPGSKLPYEDRTDGALNGLKVVELETEDITSELEGRLEPQVASTEPPTDGESDQPVPPPDDALEPLKEDPAPVAPPDPHLTPQDMRRARRIRNAALQHLFIRKSFRPFKCSQCGKAFREKDKLDQHLRFHGRDACALTCHVCNKGFLSTGALEDHLQLHAEQRTYACLFCTDSFDRLDLLKEHVRIHMVDGCFSCPSCKKSFTDFIQVKKHVRSFHSEKIFQCTECDKAFCRPDKLRLHMLRHSDRKDFLCSTCGKQFKRKDKLREHMQRMHNPEREAKKADRSHRSKALKQKVPTTDFESFMFKCRLCMMGFRRRGMLVNHLSKRHPEMRIEEVPELTLPIIKPNRDYFCQYCDKVYKSASKRKAHILKNHPGAELPPSIRKLRPAGPGEPDPMLSTHTQLTGTIATAPVCCPHCAKQYSSKTKMVQHIRKKHPEFAQMANSIQAPLATAVISSTPAVITTDSTTAEAVVTTDLLTQAMTELSQTLGSDYRPAQGDYQRIQYIPVSQAAGGLNQPQHIQLQVVQVAPASSPHSQHSTVDVSQLHDPHGYSQHSIQVQHIQVAEPTGSSVQGNASQVSGQPLSPSSQQTTQELSPTQLTPVTLAQSHTLQTSSNQVQGTVQHTYLPSNWNYRSYPSEIQMMALPHAQYVIAEASTPVSGGNSSQVKTTHYVISEGQAELEGKASGAAGSGTQTHPETLEQPPPTQYIITTTTNGSNEVHITKP, encoded by the exons ATGGAAACAAAGCAGGAGTCGTCATCTATATGGAGCCAGACTCCTAGTGCTGAATCTGGCAACGCCACTCAG GTTCACTTTGAAGGTGGCACAGTGGCCCAGATCGTGTACAGTGGGGATCAGCAGGACAGGGGCCAGCAGCAGGTGGTCTATGCTGCAGATGGAAGCTCTTACACGTCTGTGGagtcagcagaacacacactggTTTACATACACCCAGTGGATGGAACAACACAG GCAGTGTTCGCTGACCAGCCTCAAGTGGCATACATCCAACAGGATGGAACCACCCAGCAG GTGACAGTCCTGCTACCAAGTGGGCAGAATATGAACACAGCCAACCTGCATGTCCTGAGCAATGTAGCTGATGGCCCTCAGGCCATCCTTGAGCCTGTGACACAG GGACAGATGGATGTTTCCAACTCCTCCTTGCCTCCCATGACTAGTGTGGACTCAGCCTCCAGTCCTCTTGGTGCAACAGACTCCACTGTGGATTCTGAAGATGAagacgatgatgacgatgatggaAATGATTCAGACCTTGACGATTGGGAGCCTGAACCTCTACAGCCTTTCACTCCTCAAAACCTCT GGTGTGAGGAGTGTAACAAGGCAAACCCCACCGTGTGTTTGAAACACGGGGCCTTGCACCCTATTGCCAGCCGGCCTGTCCTGTCTAAAGCCCGTGCCAGTCTGCCCCTGGTACTCTACATCGACCGCTTTGTGGGCGGGGTCTTCTCTAAGCGTCGCATCCCTAAGCGCACCCAGTTTGGGCCGGTGGAGGGCCGCCTGGTTCGACAGCACCAGCTCCAGGACTCCCACATCCACCTCAAA ATGTATGTGCTGGACTCTGATAAAGGTGGAGACAAAAATGAAGATGTATGGCTGGACCTGTCAGATGAGGACCACAGTAATTGGTTGATGTTTGTCCGACCTGCCCAGAATCATCTGGAGCAGAACCTGGTGGCCTACCAGTATGGCTCGGAAATCTTCTACACCACCATCAAGAACATCCAGCCCAAACAGGAGCTTAAG GTGTGGTATGCTGCTTCATATGCAGAGTTTGTTAATCAGAAAATTCATGATGTCACCGAAGAGGAACGAAAAG TGTTGCGGGAGCAGGAGAAGAACTGGCCGTGCTACGAGTGCAACCGCCGCTTCATGAGCTctgagcagctgcagcagcacctcaACATGCATGACGACAAGCTGGATCTGGTCAATAG GCCAAAGGGACGTAGTCGAGGCAGGGGTCGGAAGCGTTTCGGGACCGGCAGAAGACCGGGGCGACCGCCCAAATTCATCCGCCTGGAGACGCCTGCAGAGAGTGCAGAGAAGACGAGG GATATGCTGGTGTTCCCTGGAAGTAAGCTGCCCTATGAGGATAGGACAGATGGAGCCCTGAATGGGCTGAAGGTGGTGGAACTGGAAACAGAAGACATTACCTCAGAGTTGGAAGGCCGGCTGGAGCCCCAGGTGGCCAGCACGGAGCCCCCGACAGATGGGGAAAGTGACCAGCCGGTGCCCCCGCCAGATGACGCTCTGGAGCCCCTCAAGGAGGACCCCGCTCCTGTCGCCCCGCCAGATCCCCACCTCACGCCCCAGGACATGCGGCGAGCCCGCAGGATACGG AACGCCGCGCTCCAGCACCTGTTCATCCGGAAGTCGTTCCGGCCCTTCAAGTGCTCCCAGTGCGGGAAGGCGTTCCGGGAGAAGGACAAGCTGGACCAGCACCTGCGCTTCCACGGACGGGACGCCTGCGCCCTCACCTGCCACGTCTGCAACAAGGGCTTCCTGAGCACGGGGGCGCTAGAGGACCACCTGCAGCTGCACGCCGAGCAGCGCACCTACGCCTGCCTCTTCTGCACCGACTCCTTCGACCGCCTGGACCTGCTCAAGGAGCACGTCCGAATCCACATGGTGGACGGCTGCTTCTCCTGCCCCTCCTGCAAGAAGAGCTTCACCGACTTCATTCAG GTGAAGAAGCACGTGCGCAGCTTCCACTCGGAGAAGATCTTCCAGTGCACAGAGTGCGACAAGGCCTTCTGCCGGCCCGACAAGCTGCGCCTGCACATGCTCCGCCACTCCGACCGCAAAGACTTCCTGTGCTCCACCTGTGGCAAGCAGTTCAAG aggAAGGATAAACTCCGTGAGCACATGCAGCGCATGCACAACCCTGAGCGCGAGGCCAAGAAGGCCGACCGCAGCCACCGCTCCAAAGCCCTGAAGCAGAAGGTGCCCACCACCGACTTCGAGAGCTTCATGTTCAAGTGTCGACTCTGCATGATGGGCTTCCGCCGCCGAGGCATGCTG gttaaTCATCTGTCCAAGCGTCACCCAGAGATGCGGATTGAGGAGGTGCCTGAGCTCACACTGCCCATCATTAAGCCAAACAGGGACTACTTCTGCCAGTACTGTGACAAG GTGTACAAAAGTGCTAGTAAGAGAAAAGCACACATCTTGAAAAACCATCCAGGAGCGGAGCTCCCACCCAGCATCCGCAAGCTGCGGCCGGCGGGCCCCGGCGAGCCCGACCCCATGCTGAGCACGCACACGCAGCTGACCGGCACCATCGCCACCGCGCCCGTCTGCTGCCCGCACTGTGCCAAGCAGTACAGCAGTAAA ACGAAGATGGTTCAGCACATCCGTAAGAAGCACCCCGAGTTTGCTCAGATGGCCAACAGCATCCAGGCCCCTCTGGCCACTGCAGTCATCAGCAGCACCCCTGCAGTCATCACCACCGACAGCACCACTGCGGAGGCCGTTGTG accACAGACCTGCTGACCCAGGCCATGACCGAGCTGTCCCAGACTCTGGGGTCGGACTACCGGCCGGCTCAGGGCGACTACCAGCGCATCCAGTACATCCCCGTCTCTCAGGCCGCAGGGGGCCTCAACCAGCCACAGCACATCCAGCTGCAGGTGGTGCAGGTGGCCCCG gcctcctctccccactcgcAGCACTCCACGGTGGATGTGAGTCAGCTGCACGACCCCCATGGCTACAGCCAGCACTCCATCCAGGTGCAGCACATCCAGGTGGCCGAGCCCACGGGCAGCTCTGTCCAGGGCAACGCATCC CAAGTATCTGGGCAGCCTCTAAGCCCCTCCTCCCAGCAGACCACTCAAGAGCTTAGCCCCACCCAGCTGACCCCCGTGACCTTGGCGCAGAGTCACACGCTGCAGACCTCCTCAAATCAGGTGCAAGGGACCGTTCAGCACACTTACCTACCCAGCAACTGGAACTACAGGAGCTATC